The window TGGGGGGTTCTGTGGTGTGGGTGATCTAGGTTCGTGGCGCTACCTTCGTGGGCAAGGGAGAGAGATAGAGATTCTAAGAAATACATGGCGCGATATGCTTAAGAGATGCTATGACGTGAATTCCAAAGGATACCCGGCCTACGGTGGTTCCGGTGTTCATGTAGCACCAGAGTGGATGAAGTTTGATAACTTCGCTGAGGATGCGGTGAGGCTACCTGGATGGCATATGAAACTAGAATATCCAGATGAGTACAGCATCGATAAGGATATACTAGCCGCTTCTAATAGGTACTCAAAATCTACATGCATGTGGGCTTCGCACGAAGAACAAGGGTGGAATACGAGCACCGGAACTCCGTTTTTCGCTACATCTCCAGACGGTGTAGAGGAGCTATTCCCTAGCATCGGGGATATCGAGAGGCGATACGGGTTAAACATATCGGCTGTCCACAGGTGCCTGAACGGGAAACTCAAAAGTCACCATGGGTGGAGCGGGTTCAGGTACGCATCGGCAAACGGGGAAGTACTACGATTCCGCCAGTGCGATCAGGTTAAGCAAGTGATAGCTTCTATTAAGCATGATCCGGATAGCAGACGGCACATCATAAATCTATGGCATACACCTTCTATGGTACATGCTAGCCTACCTTGCTGCCATGGATCTATCATCCAGTTTTATGTTTGCAATGGCAGATTGTCCTGCCAGATGTACCAGCGCAGCGCAGATCTGTTCCTTGGAGTACCGGTAAATATCGCCAGCTATGCCCTGCTCACGCACATGGTTGCTCAGGTCTGCGACCTCGAAGTCGGCGAGTTCATCTGGACCGGCGGCGACTGCCACATCTACCTGAACCACGTCGATCAGGTGCTGACGCAGATCGAGCGCGGACCTTACAACCACCCGCAGTTGCTGCTGGATCGCAGCATCAAGGACATTGACGACTTCCGTGCAGAGCACATCACGCTAGTGAACTACCTACACCACCCAGCTATCAAGGGAGAAGTCGCGGTATGAATGACAACATCAAACTCACCCTTGCGGATGGCAGGGGTATCATCTACCTCGATCCGGATTGGATCCTAGGCGCTCATCAATACGATGGCAGGACGCTTGTCGTGGCTCATCATGACATGACGCTGTGGGTTGAGGAACCAGCGGGACAGATTTCCTATGCGGTTAACCTCTTGAGGGAGATATGTGCTAAATGAA is drawn from Candidatus Macondimonas diazotrophica and contains these coding sequences:
- the thyA gene encoding thymidylate synthase, translated to GAQMRFDLREGFPLVTTKRMFTPGVVHELLWFLSGSTSIDDLPDNVRHWWSPWVREDNSLGPIYGEQYRKSRWWYSVKPELFDPPNVDRVDGGFCGVGDLGSWRYLRGQGREIEILRNTWRDMLKRCYDVNSKGYPAYGGSGVHVAPEWMKFDNFAEDAVRLPGWHMKLEYPDEYSIDKDILAASNRYSKSTCMWASHEEQGWNTSTGTPFFATSPDGVEELFPSIGDIERRYGLNISAVHRCLNGKLKSHHGWSGFRYASANGEVLRFRQCDQVKQVIASIKHDPDSRRHIINLWHTPSMVHASLPCCHGSIIQFYVCNGRLSCQMYQRSADLFLGVPVNIASYALLTHMVAQVCDLEVGEFIWTGGDCHIYLNHVDQVLTQIERGPYNHPQLLLDRSIKDIDDFRAEHITLVNYLHHPAIKGEVAV